TCGTCCCGCAGCTCCCGCAGGGCGAACCTCCTCGGCTCGTTCACCCGCGTGATCACCTCCTCGGCGAGGTGACCCGAGTGCCGCGCCCGGCTGGGCGACGGCCGGTGCTCCTCGGCCGCCGCCGGGATCGCCATATCGTCATCCGGTGTCATCGGCACACTCCCCTTCATCTCGATTGCGATGCGTGTCACAGTACTCGCACTAATATAAATAGTTACTCACTCAATCGTGTAATTGATCTAGGAGACGACCCGGTGGTTGGCTCTGGACGACCACCATCCACGCCAAGCCAGGGAGCACACGAATGGCACCGGAGTCGCCGACCATCGCAATCTGGGAACTGGGACTCCGGCTGCGCGAACGGCGCTACCTCCTCGGGCTCACCGCCACCGAGTCGGGCAGGCTGGCCCGCTGCACTCAGGCACACGTCTCGGAGATCGAACGCGGCCGCACCCGAGCCACCAAGGACAAGCTGACCCGCCTGATCAAGGCATACGAGTTCGACGCCGACGAGACGGCCGAGCTGTGGAAGCTGCACGAACACGGCGGACAGCGCGGCTGGTGGAACAAGTACACCGGGATCTTCAGCAATGAGCTCCTGCGGTTCTTCGGCTACGAGCACGGCGCGGAGAGCGTGCGGACCTACAGCGGCGGGTTGATTCCCGGCCTGTTGCAGACCGAGGAGTACATCCGCGCCGTCATCCGAGGCGCCGCGCCGAACCTACGGTTGTCCGAGGAGGAGCTGCGCGTCACCGCCAGGAAGACGCGGCAGCAACGACTCGCTGGCGACGATCCACTGCACCTGACCGCCGTGATCAGCGAGGCGACCTTGCGGCAGCGCGTCGGCGGCATTGCCGTACTCCACGGTCAGCTCGAACACCTCATGACGCTCATGGAACAACATTCGGAGAACCTGGACGTTCGCGTGATCCCTTTCACGGCGGGCGGCTTCGACGCACTCGACGGCTCCAGCTTCCATCTCGTAGGTTTCGCGAGCCCACGGCTGCCGACGCTGGCATGGCAGGAGACGATCACGTCCACTGCGCTGATCGATCACACGATGACCGTCCGGGAGTACACTCTGGCCTATCACCAGGCAGAAGAGCGCGCACTCGATCGCGAGGAATCCCTTCGCCTGATACGGGACGCCGCCAAGGAGTTGTCGTGATCAGCAGGTCTTCGAGCAGC
The Actinoalloteichus fjordicus DNA segment above includes these coding regions:
- a CDS encoding DUF5753 domain-containing protein, translating into MAPESPTIAIWELGLRLRERRYLLGLTATESGRLARCTQAHVSEIERGRTRATKDKLTRLIKAYEFDADETAELWKLHEHGGQRGWWNKYTGIFSNELLRFFGYEHGAESVRTYSGGLIPGLLQTEEYIRAVIRGAAPNLRLSEEELRVTARKTRQQRLAGDDPLHLTAVISEATLRQRVGGIAVLHGQLEHLMTLMEQHSENLDVRVIPFTAGGFDALDGSSFHLVGFASPRLPTLAWQETITSTALIDHTMTVREYTLAYHQAEERALDREESLRLIRDAAKELS